A portion of the Bdellovibrionales bacterium genome contains these proteins:
- a CDS encoding ATP-dependent DNA helicase RecQ: MNRKLESHVEVLERLFGHSEFRPGQAEVVDFLVSGGSALVVMSTGAGKSLCYQLPSQILPGLTLVFSPLIALMKDQVDALKKRGIAAAYINSSLGKLERERAYRQLAEGSFKILYVTPERFRKLEFRQALEKNRISLLVVDEAHCISQWGSDFRPDYSRLGDIRMELGAPPTAALTATATPEIRHDIRRELRFGEDAQEFISGIERDNLHISVHGVVGLDEKIRNIVGLRHQIRGPGVVYFSLVSTLEKTSQELRRLGFSFFRYHGQLPDDVRRNNQEMFLRSEDGLMLATPAFGLGVDKADIRLIVHSELPGSLESYYQEIGRAGRDGQPSWVHLLFDQDDVSIQSDFIKWTTPDPGFIRSILNLLSIRRNEVVAEGAEYLRQQMNFYNSRDFRVETTLNLLERWGVLEWENRDLRTYQILGDPPDELMDPVLHEKRLRSLQKALLSMVQFSQSDQCRLAIIYRHFGLKGASSCGRCDNCLKH, from the coding sequence ATGAATAGGAAGCTTGAGTCGCACGTTGAGGTTCTGGAACGTCTTTTTGGACATTCTGAATTCCGGCCAGGCCAGGCTGAAGTGGTGGATTTTTTAGTTTCGGGCGGGTCGGCTCTGGTTGTCATGTCGACCGGGGCTGGTAAATCCCTTTGCTATCAACTTCCAAGTCAGATTCTTCCGGGGCTGACGCTTGTTTTTTCTCCTCTCATTGCTCTCATGAAAGATCAGGTTGATGCGCTGAAGAAGCGCGGCATTGCTGCTGCCTATATTAATTCTTCGCTCGGTAAATTGGAGAGAGAACGAGCCTACCGTCAATTGGCAGAAGGGAGTTTTAAGATCCTTTACGTAACTCCAGAGCGATTTCGAAAACTCGAGTTTCGCCAGGCCTTGGAAAAAAACAGGATATCGCTGTTGGTTGTGGATGAGGCCCATTGTATTTCGCAGTGGGGAAGTGATTTTCGCCCAGACTATTCGCGGCTAGGCGATATCAGGATGGAGTTAGGAGCTCCTCCCACAGCGGCATTGACTGCAACGGCAACACCCGAAATTCGCCATGATATTCGTCGTGAACTTCGTTTCGGGGAGGATGCCCAGGAGTTTATCTCAGGTATTGAAAGGGACAACCTTCACATCAGTGTGCACGGAGTTGTTGGACTTGATGAGAAAATCAGAAATATTGTCGGGCTCAGGCATCAAATACGAGGTCCCGGGGTCGTTTATTTCTCTTTGGTTTCCACGCTTGAAAAAACATCCCAGGAGTTGCGGCGACTGGGGTTTTCTTTCTTTCGTTATCATGGCCAATTGCCTGATGATGTGAGACGCAATAATCAGGAAATGTTTCTCCGCTCTGAAGATGGCTTGATGTTGGCGACTCCAGCCTTTGGGTTAGGGGTGGACAAGGCTGATATTCGGCTTATTGTTCACAGCGAACTTCCGGGCTCTTTGGAATCTTATTATCAGGAAATCGGGCGTGCGGGTCGTGATGGTCAGCCATCGTGGGTGCATCTTTTGTTTGATCAGGATGATGTTAGTATCCAATCTGATTTTATCAAATGGACAACTCCGGATCCTGGATTTATTCGGAGTATTTTGAATTTATTGTCAATAAGGCGAAACGAAGTCGTGGCAGAGGGAGCCGAATATCTTCGGCAACAAATGAACTTTTATAACAGTCGAGACTTTCGAGTTGAAACGACTCTGAATTTACTTGAAAGGTGGGGTGTGCTGGAGTGGGAAAACCGTGATCTGAGAACCTACCAAATTCTTGGGGATCCGCCCGACGAGCTCATGGATCCAGTGCTCCACGAAAAGCGGTTGCGATCTTTGCAAAAAGCTTTGCTGTCGATGGTCCAGTTTAGTCAAAGCGACCAATGTAGGCTTGCAATCATTTATAGGCATTTTGGACTGAAGGGGGCATCGTCCTGTGGCCGGTGTGACAATTGCTTAAAGCATTGA
- the dcd gene encoding dCTP deaminase, producing the protein MILSDKTIGEMLSRGELGIEPLTSQSIQPASVDCRLGSHFLMLEDRGMSVLELSSEIKYREFNGEAIVMPPQSFLLATTMEYVRLPNNLTAFVEGRSSIGRMGLFIQNAGWVDPGFEGQITLELFNANSLPIRLEAGRRICQLVFCKMDQMALNPYRGKYQGQMLTTGSRVFLDSEASQIPDPS; encoded by the coding sequence ATGATCCTCAGCGATAAAACGATCGGTGAGATGTTGAGCCGCGGAGAGCTCGGCATTGAGCCTTTGACGAGCCAATCGATTCAACCTGCATCTGTTGACTGCCGCCTCGGCAGTCATTTCTTGATGCTTGAAGATCGAGGTATGTCTGTTCTGGAGCTCAGTTCTGAAATCAAATATCGGGAATTCAATGGCGAGGCTATTGTGATGCCTCCTCAATCTTTTTTGCTTGCAACCACCATGGAGTACGTACGATTGCCCAACAACCTCACAGCTTTTGTGGAGGGGCGCAGCTCCATTGGAAGAATGGGGCTCTTCATTCAAAATGCAGGATGGGTAGATCCTGGCTTTGAAGGACAAATTACTCTTGAACTTTTTAATGCCAACTCACTTCCCATTCGTCTAGAAGCTGGGCGAAGAATTTGCCAACTGGTTTTTTGCAAGATGGACCAAATGGCTTTAAATCCTTATCGTGGTAAATACCAAGGCCAAATGTTAACCACAGGCAGCCGGGTCTTCCTTGATTCCGAGGCGAGTCAGATTCCTGACCCGTCTTAA
- a CDS encoding type II toxin-antitoxin system RelE/ParE family toxin yields the protein MSSKVYEVVFKKSAAKELQGLPQKIQRKIIDAIQLISLNPYTELLQIKKMKGAESLYRIRIQDYRVIYLIENKMIKVTIIKIGHRKEVYE from the coding sequence ATGAGTTCTAAGGTTTACGAAGTCGTTTTTAAAAAGAGTGCAGCTAAAGAACTCCAGGGGTTGCCGCAAAAAATCCAGCGGAAGATAATAGATGCAATTCAGCTTATTTCATTAAATCCATACACAGAACTACTTCAAATAAAAAAGATGAAGGGTGCTGAATCCCTCTATCGAATTCGTATTCAAGATTATCGTGTCATCTACTTGATTGAAAACAAAATGATTAAAGTCACGATTATCAAAATCGGTCATCGCAAAGAGGTTTATGAGTAG
- a CDS encoding elongation factor G, with protein MSKWDINKVRNIGISAHIDSGKTTLTERILFYTGRIHAIHDVRGKDGVGAKMDSMELERERGITIQSAATNVHWKDIEINIIDTPGHVDFTIEVERALRVLDGAVLVLCGVAGVQSQSLTVDRQMRRYNVPRVAFINKLDRAGANPYRVTEMLRDKLRHNAVMMQIPIGAEDKFEGIIDLVTMKAYYFHGDNGENIEEKDIPADFLDRAKQFRKELIGKAADFDDVVGEKYLMEEEPTNDEIKTAIRKGCLSLELTPVFIGSAYKNKGVQKLLDGVSEYLPNPAEVINKGLDQANNEAEVILSSTGDKPLVALAFKLEDGRFGQLTYMRLYQGTMKRGDFITNMANGKKVKIPRLVRMHSDEMQEIEDASAGDIVALFGVDCSSGDTFTDGTVEITMTSMFVPDAVISLAISPKDKTAAANFSKALSKFRKEDPTFRVHRDEESNETIISGMGELHLDVYIERMKREFKVETIAGAPQVAYRETIGIEAGYDYTHKKQTGGSGQFAKVIGKMRPIPPENGINYKFNCNVVGGRIPKEFIPAVDKGFQEAVKKGTLIGFPIVNIELDLDDGAYHDVDSSEMAFRICAIQAFRQGYEKANPTALEPLMKLEVSAPEEFQGSVMGQVNQRRGMIGGTRTEEGFVTVEAEVPLSEMFGYSTDLRSATQGKGEFTMEFSRYAACPRSIQEELVKKYHERLAAEAKK; from the coding sequence ATGTCTAAATGGGATATTAATAAGGTTCGAAATATCGGGATTTCCGCCCACATTGATTCGGGCAAGACAACCCTAACTGAGCGCATACTCTTTTACACTGGACGGATACATGCCATTCATGACGTTCGTGGAAAAGATGGGGTTGGGGCAAAAATGGATTCCATGGAACTGGAAAGAGAACGTGGAATTACAATCCAATCAGCTGCCACCAACGTTCATTGGAAAGACATTGAGATCAATATCATCGACACCCCCGGCCACGTGGATTTCACAATTGAAGTAGAACGGGCCCTCAGAGTTCTTGATGGAGCTGTGTTGGTTCTCTGTGGAGTTGCCGGTGTTCAATCTCAGTCACTGACTGTTGATCGTCAAATGCGTCGCTACAACGTTCCACGCGTGGCCTTTATCAACAAACTTGATCGGGCCGGAGCTAATCCCTATCGTGTCACCGAGATGCTACGCGATAAATTGCGCCATAACGCCGTTATGATGCAAATCCCAATTGGCGCCGAAGACAAGTTTGAAGGAATCATCGACTTGGTCACAATGAAAGCCTATTACTTTCACGGCGATAATGGAGAAAATATCGAAGAAAAGGACATTCCTGCGGATTTCCTTGATCGAGCCAAACAATTTCGTAAGGAATTGATTGGAAAGGCAGCTGATTTTGATGATGTCGTGGGAGAGAAGTACTTAATGGAAGAGGAGCCCACAAACGATGAAATCAAGACCGCAATCAGGAAAGGCTGCCTGAGTCTCGAACTCACTCCTGTTTTTATTGGATCGGCCTACAAAAATAAGGGTGTTCAGAAACTTCTTGATGGAGTCAGTGAGTACCTTCCCAATCCAGCCGAGGTCATCAATAAGGGTCTTGATCAGGCCAATAATGAGGCAGAGGTTATTCTGTCGTCGACAGGAGACAAGCCCCTTGTCGCTCTTGCCTTTAAACTTGAAGATGGACGATTTGGTCAGTTGACCTATATGAGACTCTATCAAGGAACAATGAAAAGAGGGGACTTTATTACCAATATGGCCAACGGTAAGAAAGTCAAAATCCCGCGCCTCGTGCGGATGCATTCAGATGAAATGCAAGAAATCGAAGATGCTTCTGCGGGAGACATCGTGGCTCTGTTTGGTGTTGACTGCTCTTCGGGGGATACCTTCACCGATGGAACTGTTGAGATCACCATGACCTCAATGTTTGTTCCTGATGCTGTGATTTCTCTGGCCATTTCACCGAAAGACAAAACTGCGGCGGCAAACTTTTCTAAAGCTCTCAGTAAGTTCCGCAAAGAAGATCCAACCTTCCGCGTTCACCGTGACGAGGAATCCAACGAAACGATCATCAGCGGAATGGGAGAACTCCATCTTGATGTCTACATTGAGAGGATGAAAAGAGAGTTCAAAGTCGAAACGATTGCGGGAGCCCCCCAAGTAGCCTATCGAGAAACAATTGGGATAGAAGCCGGTTATGATTATACCCATAAAAAGCAAACCGGTGGATCTGGTCAGTTTGCTAAAGTTATCGGGAAAATGCGTCCCATTCCTCCCGAGAACGGCATCAATTACAAATTCAACTGTAATGTTGTGGGCGGTCGCATTCCCAAAGAATTTATTCCAGCCGTTGACAAGGGCTTTCAGGAAGCCGTCAAAAAGGGAACACTCATTGGATTCCCCATCGTCAACATTGAGTTGGACTTGGATGATGGAGCCTACCATGACGTCGATTCAAGCGAAATGGCCTTCCGCATTTGCGCCATTCAGGCCTTTCGTCAAGGTTATGAGAAGGCCAACCCAACTGCCCTCGAGCCTTTGATGAAACTCGAGGTTTCTGCACCAGAAGAATTTCAAGGCAGCGTGATGGGCCAGGTGAATCAACGAAGGGGAATGATCGGCGGGACCCGCACCGAAGAGGGGTTTGTTACCGTTGAGGCAGAAGTTCCCCTTTCAGAGATGTTTGGCTATTCGACTGACTTACGTTCGGCGACCCAAGGCAAAGGAGAATTTACAATGGAGTTCTCACGATATGCCGCTTGTCCCCGAAGTATTCAAGAAGAGCTCGTAAAGAAATATCATGAAAGATTGGCAGCTGAAGCAAAGAAATAG
- a CDS encoding leucyl/phenylalanyl-tRNA--protein transferase, with protein sequence MNLYKERREFFLDPRHALAEGVVAVTDEVTPDLLFEAYSFGIFPWPHSESDPILWFCPPQRGVLVFDELHIPRSLAKYLRRCSWNVTVNKDFLGVIESCADSYRPDQTGTWITPQMVNAYLEFHKMGFAHSVECWDQGSLIGGLYGVCVGGVFSAESMFYCQDNASKVCLLSLIERLKAQGMQWMDIQTLTPHMKVLGARSIDRGTYLAWVAEAKRAAKDLFK encoded by the coding sequence TTGAACCTCTATAAAGAGCGTCGGGAATTTTTTTTAGATCCTCGTCACGCCCTGGCCGAGGGAGTTGTGGCCGTGACTGATGAAGTAACTCCTGACCTTCTTTTTGAAGCTTACAGTTTCGGTATTTTTCCGTGGCCGCACTCCGAGAGCGACCCGATTCTTTGGTTTTGTCCACCTCAGCGGGGAGTTTTGGTTTTCGATGAATTGCACATACCGAGGTCGCTTGCCAAATATCTGCGACGATGTTCTTGGAATGTGACGGTAAATAAAGATTTTTTAGGAGTCATTGAATCTTGTGCCGATAGTTATCGTCCCGATCAGACGGGAACTTGGATTACTCCTCAGATGGTAAATGCTTACTTGGAATTTCACAAGATGGGTTTCGCTCACAGTGTTGAATGTTGGGATCAAGGAAGCCTGATTGGTGGATTGTATGGAGTTTGTGTTGGAGGCGTATTCAGTGCAGAAAGTATGTTTTACTGTCAGGATAACGCATCAAAAGTGTGTTTATTAAGTCTTATTGAGAGATTAAAAGCACAAGGTATGCAGTGGATGGATATTCAAACTCTCACTCCTCACATGAAGGTTTTGGGCGCTCGCTCGATCGACCGCGGAACCTATCTGGCTTGGGTAGCCGAAGCAAAACGTGCGGCAAAAGACCTATTTAAGTGA
- the pyrE gene encoding orotate phosphoribosyltransferase: MPKMELAAEIYRVAYLTGNFKLRSGQLSKEYFDKYRFESQPRLLKAIASHLVPMIPPETEVLAGLEMGGIPIATALSLETGLPIVFVRKEAKDYGTCLFAEGSEIKGKHVCVVEDVVTTGGQIVLSTKDLRGSGAIIHHVICVIHRGTGQQPESLTESGLILSALFTMSELKNSVNIT, from the coding sequence ATTCCCAAAATGGAACTTGCCGCAGAAATCTACAGAGTAGCTTACCTCACCGGCAACTTTAAATTGCGATCTGGACAGCTTTCAAAAGAGTATTTTGATAAGTATCGCTTTGAATCTCAACCGCGCCTGCTCAAGGCAATTGCCAGCCACCTTGTCCCTATGATCCCACCCGAGACCGAAGTGCTGGCTGGTTTAGAGATGGGTGGTATACCTATTGCCACAGCCCTCTCCCTCGAAACGGGCTTGCCCATCGTTTTCGTCCGAAAGGAAGCCAAAGATTATGGGACCTGTCTCTTTGCCGAAGGCTCCGAGATTAAGGGAAAACATGTTTGTGTCGTAGAGGACGTTGTTACAACAGGTGGACAGATCGTTCTCTCAACTAAGGATTTGCGAGGTTCCGGAGCAATTATTCACCATGTTATCTGTGTCATTCACCGTGGAACAGGCCAGCAGCCAGAATCCCTAACGGAATCAGGGCTCATCCTCTCTGCGCTCTTTACGATGAGTGAACTCAAAAATTCCGTAAATATTACTTAA
- a CDS encoding PilZ domain-containing protein — MSKGLRNFIPRAPRYVLRPNDERFLRFAHHDDRSNSYATRFLNLSETGLAFVIDRDTAPQIGDIIKIEFPVPGDGQVAWFARVIRIEEYVAEKSWHRRLDQSLDDYVVVGVRFHDLPVGHQNAIRAALNHKFNAILRERYRENFYQFSSFLAAHFWKSVVYLALAITTFLILYFFSLPSANYDQDHGAPWGQRFPALNFFSEKKGNE, encoded by the coding sequence ATGAGCAAAGGACTTAGAAACTTTATTCCAAGGGCGCCTAGGTATGTGCTACGACCCAACGACGAGCGCTTTCTGCGATTTGCGCATCACGATGATCGGAGTAATTCCTATGCAACCAGATTTTTAAACCTTTCTGAAACTGGCCTCGCCTTTGTGATCGATCGCGATACGGCTCCACAAATTGGTGATATCATCAAGATTGAGTTCCCTGTTCCAGGTGACGGCCAAGTCGCCTGGTTTGCTCGCGTTATTCGAATTGAAGAATATGTCGCCGAAAAAAGTTGGCATCGGCGCCTCGACCAGAGTCTAGACGATTATGTTGTTGTCGGAGTCAGATTCCACGATCTCCCGGTAGGACATCAGAATGCCATTCGCGCAGCGCTCAATCATAAATTCAACGCAATACTAAGGGAACGTTACCGAGAAAATTTCTATCAATTTAGCAGCTTTTTGGCCGCCCACTTCTGGAAGAGTGTGGTCTACCTGGCACTAGCTATCACGACTTTTCTCATTCTCTATTTTTTCTCGCTCCCTAGCGCCAATTATGATCAAGACCATGGAGCCCCCTGGGGACAGCGTTTTCCCGCTCTCAATTTTTTTTCTGAGAAAAAAGGGAACGAGTAG
- a CDS encoding divalent-cation tolerance protein CutA: MASKVSQTRLIFVYVTTPSEQIALEIAKAAINEKLGACANILPEMKSVYEWQGNLCEESETLLIIKTEASRYQDLEKKVLELHPHECPCIVALPIQDGHSKFLSWIEKQTS, translated from the coding sequence ATGGCCAGTAAAGTGAGCCAAACCAGATTGATCTTCGTTTATGTCACCACTCCAAGCGAGCAAATCGCCCTGGAGATTGCGAAAGCAGCTATCAATGAAAAACTCGGTGCCTGCGCCAATATTCTTCCGGAGATGAAATCCGTCTATGAATGGCAGGGGAATTTATGCGAAGAATCTGAAACTCTGCTGATCATTAAGACGGAAGCTTCACGCTATCAGGATCTTGAAAAGAAGGTTTTGGAACTTCATCCCCATGAGTGTCCTTGCATCGTTGCTCTCCCCATACAGGATGGGCACTCCAAATTCCTTTCTTGGATTGAAAAACAGACTTCCTAA
- a CDS encoding type IV pilus twitching motility protein PilT — translation MESSINQNTPPRAGRLFLSLLKCLLRNGGSDLHVSANNPPMIRVRGQMEKIDIPPFKPDEVKNLVYPILGDRQRKEFEEKKSVDFSFQSPGIGVFRAHLFHQRHGMAFVLRLLPMKPPTLDELRMPPVLKKACSYYNGLILLTGPTGSGKSTTLAAMIDYINEHQKGHIVTIEDPIEYIHESKKCLVNQRSLGHDFVTFGTALRAAMREDPDVILVGEMRDQETMMAAIHAAETGHLVLSTLHTNSAAKTIDRIISSFASGEQAEIRTVLAETLRLVVSQKLVLNFDKTKLKCFQDILVNNEAVANLIREGKTFQIENSMLVGKKDGMQIMDVEIAKAVERGDIRASDAYEIVNDRQSIDGAMVAQVEVDEGIKDFVIDVKERLLKDKMRGQTEPQGEKTAPQKPPPPQKLPPQKPVPQRQDPFADNSEVIEEGEGFQKARVPGED, via the coding sequence ATGGAATCCTCGATCAACCAGAATACGCCTCCCCGAGCAGGAAGACTTTTTCTCAGTCTTCTCAAATGCTTATTACGCAATGGAGGTTCCGATCTTCATGTCTCCGCAAATAATCCGCCTATGATTCGGGTTCGCGGCCAAATGGAGAAAATAGATATTCCTCCCTTCAAGCCTGATGAGGTAAAAAATTTAGTTTATCCGATTCTAGGAGACCGCCAGCGTAAAGAATTCGAGGAAAAAAAGAGCGTCGATTTTTCGTTTCAATCTCCTGGTATTGGAGTCTTTCGGGCCCACCTCTTTCATCAGCGACATGGGATGGCATTTGTTTTGAGATTGTTGCCCATGAAGCCTCCAACTCTTGATGAACTGCGAATGCCCCCAGTATTGAAAAAGGCATGTTCCTATTACAATGGATTGATTTTGCTCACTGGACCGACTGGGTCTGGGAAGTCAACGACTTTAGCTGCAATGATTGATTACATAAATGAACATCAGAAAGGCCATATTGTAACGATTGAGGATCCTATTGAATATATCCACGAGAGTAAAAAATGTTTAGTTAACCAAAGATCCTTAGGACACGATTTTGTTACGTTTGGGACAGCTCTTAGGGCCGCCATGCGAGAGGATCCCGATGTCATACTTGTTGGGGAGATGCGCGATCAGGAAACCATGATGGCGGCAATACATGCGGCCGAAACCGGGCACTTGGTATTGTCAACACTTCATACTAACTCTGCAGCAAAGACGATTGATCGAATTATCAGTAGTTTTGCATCAGGCGAACAGGCGGAGATTCGTACTGTTTTAGCGGAAACCTTGCGGCTGGTGGTTTCCCAGAAACTTGTTCTAAATTTTGATAAAACAAAACTTAAGTGCTTTCAGGATATTTTGGTTAATAATGAGGCTGTTGCCAATCTTATTCGCGAAGGAAAAACATTTCAAATCGAAAATTCCATGCTGGTTGGAAAAAAAGACGGCATGCAAATCATGGATGTTGAAATCGCAAAAGCTGTGGAAAGAGGAGATATTCGTGCTTCCGACGCCTACGAGATCGTCAACGATCGTCAGTCTATCGATGGAGCGATGGTGGCTCAAGTTGAAGTAGATGAAGGCATTAAAGATTTTGTTATCGACGTAAAAGAAAGACTGCTGAAGGATAAAATGCGGGGCCAAACTGAGCCTCAAGGTGAGAAGACAGCACCACAGAAGCCGCCACCACCACAGAAGTTGCCACCGCAGAAGCCCGTGCCTCAGCGACAGGATCCCTTCGCGGACAATAGTGAGGTTATAGAAGAGGGAGAAGGGTTCCAAAAGGCGCGCGTACCTGGAGAGGATTAA
- a CDS encoding HlyC/CorC family transporter codes for MSLLVIYIFFSVSISFACSLMESVILSVSPAYMMIAAKKGRRSGQILQELKSQIDRPLAAILTANTVANTVGAAAVGVEIHSLYGNEFVAVGSVILTLVILIFSEIIPKTMGTMYWKTLAPMCSYTIRALIIVTYPFVLLSEGLRGLLGRRPAHRMTREEMIMTAEMGANEGTLHPKESHVIRNLLMLDKVKVSDIMTPRSVIFAFEEGKTVGEVMSEHLPLRFSRIPIYNENLDNIIGMTHRYKLMEAASHDHDSVTIEKLMSPIHTIPEGVSVAAALDQFIKRREHIFLVVDDYGTTSGLVSLEDAVETLLGVEIVDELDSVTDMRQYARELWRDRKQQKAWPVK; via the coding sequence ATGAGCCTCTTAGTCATTTACATATTTTTCTCCGTGTCGATTTCCTTTGCCTGTTCTCTCATGGAATCGGTTATTTTATCGGTCTCTCCTGCTTATATGATGATTGCGGCAAAGAAGGGCCGTCGCAGTGGCCAAATTCTCCAGGAACTAAAGTCTCAAATCGACCGACCATTAGCGGCCATTCTCACTGCCAACACCGTTGCAAATACTGTTGGTGCGGCCGCAGTGGGGGTCGAGATCCATAGTCTTTATGGGAATGAGTTCGTCGCCGTGGGCTCAGTAATCCTGACTTTGGTGATTCTTATTTTTTCGGAGATAATCCCAAAGACAATGGGCACTATGTACTGGAAAACCCTTGCGCCCATGTGTAGTTATACCATTCGAGCCCTGATCATTGTCACCTATCCTTTTGTGCTCTTGTCTGAAGGCCTTCGGGGATTGCTTGGGAGAAGGCCCGCCCATCGCATGACCCGAGAGGAAATGATCATGACGGCAGAAATGGGAGCCAATGAAGGAACTTTGCATCCCAAAGAAAGCCACGTGATTCGCAACCTTCTCATGCTCGATAAGGTAAAAGTTTCCGACATTATGACCCCTCGATCAGTTATCTTCGCATTTGAGGAAGGAAAGACGGTGGGGGAAGTTATGTCAGAACACCTCCCTCTGCGGTTTTCCCGAATTCCGATTTACAACGAAAACCTAGATAACATCATCGGAATGACTCATCGTTACAAGCTCATGGAAGCAGCTTCCCATGATCATGACAGCGTAACTATTGAAAAACTCATGAGTCCCATCCACACGATTCCAGAGGGTGTCTCCGTTGCGGCAGCACTTGATCAATTCATCAAGCGCCGTGAGCACATCTTTCTGGTCGTGGATGACTACGGAACAACGAGCGGACTGGTGAGTCTCGAGGATGCGGTCGAGACTCTTCTTGGGGTCGAAATCGTCGATGAATTGGACTCTGTTACCGACATGAGACAATATGCCAGAGAGCTTTGGCGTGACCGCAAGCAACAGAAGGCATGGCCAGTAAAGTGA